The following coding sequences are from one Lysinibacillus sp. FSL W8-0992 window:
- the lpdA gene encoding dihydrolipoyl dehydrogenase: MEQFDIAIIGAGPGGYVAAIHAAKSGMKVALVERDKVGGACYNVGCIPSKILLEHSKLVQEIQRGNDWGIETPVVNVNFPRLMQRKNTIVQELLENIEQYIASNHITFYRGEASVAADLTVTVGQEIFAAKDIILATGSKPFVPPFKGLENSSYYTTDTFFDMRELPQQLTIIGGGVIAVEMAFSLAPLGTKVTMLNHSEDILQTEEPDARPIIREKMRNIGIELVTNFQFEQFNGNEIHTSKGIYTYENLLFATGRRPNTEIAQQLELDFDGRLIAVNKHYETSHPHIYAIGDLVGGYQLAHAASAEGIYVVDYILGAKRALVDQALIPRCVYTHPEIATFGLLEDQVHQAYTVTKMPINTNPKALMEGNVEGFVKLVVTQEEGHILGACVVADGATEILNAILATKNAGGTVNELANMIFPHPTVSEHIGDAAKAVFGKAIHQ, translated from the coding sequence GTGGAACAATTTGATATCGCTATTATTGGCGCAGGTCCAGGAGGATATGTGGCAGCAATTCATGCAGCTAAAAGTGGTATGAAAGTAGCTTTGGTAGAACGTGATAAAGTGGGGGGAGCTTGCTATAATGTTGGCTGTATTCCTTCGAAAATTTTGTTAGAGCACAGTAAATTAGTGCAAGAAATACAACGTGGCAACGATTGGGGGATTGAAACGCCAGTCGTTAATGTAAACTTCCCTCGTTTAATGCAGCGTAAAAATACAATCGTTCAAGAGCTTTTAGAAAATATAGAACAGTACATTGCGAGCAATCATATTACATTTTACCGCGGAGAGGCGTCGGTTGCTGCCGATTTAACGGTAACGGTCGGTCAAGAAATTTTTGCAGCGAAAGATATTATTTTAGCAACTGGTAGTAAGCCATTTGTGCCGCCATTTAAAGGGCTAGAAAATTCATCATATTATACAACGGATACATTTTTTGATATGAGGGAACTTCCACAACAGCTAACGATTATTGGTGGAGGAGTCATTGCCGTAGAAATGGCATTTAGCTTAGCACCACTTGGAACAAAAGTTACGATGTTGAATCATAGTGAAGATATTTTACAAACGGAAGAACCAGATGCACGACCGATTATTCGGGAGAAAATGAGAAATATCGGTATCGAACTTGTGACAAACTTTCAATTTGAGCAATTTAATGGCAATGAAATTCATACATCTAAAGGAATCTATACATACGAAAACTTATTATTTGCAACGGGACGTCGTCCAAATACGGAAATTGCACAACAGCTAGAGCTTGATTTTGATGGTCGTTTAATAGCGGTAAATAAGCATTATGAAACGAGTCATCCACATATTTACGCAATAGGTGACTTAGTGGGAGGCTATCAGTTAGCACATGCTGCTAGTGCGGAAGGTATTTATGTTGTGGATTATATTTTGGGGGCTAAACGAGCGTTGGTTGACCAAGCACTTATTCCGCGTTGTGTTTACACCCATCCTGAAATTGCAACGTTTGGTTTGTTAGAAGATCAAGTTCATCAAGCGTATACGGTGACAAAAATGCCAATTAATACAAATCCAAAGGCGTTGATGGAAGGAAATGTGGAAGGTTTTGTAAAGCTTGTTGTAACGCAGGAGGAAGGGCATATTTTAGGGGCATGTGTTGTTGCTGATGGTGCTACAGAAATACTCAATGCTATTTTAGCGACGAAAAATGCCGGTGGTACTGTAAATGAATTAGCAAATATGATTTTTCCTCACCCTACAGTATCAGAGCATATTGGAGATGCTGCAAAAGCGGTATTCGGTAAAGCGATTCATCAATAA
- a CDS encoding polysaccharide deacetylase family protein, which produces MKYIRKILLFVVLVCFFIAMSDQAMAAKTTKFYEYSNAKGVTVINYHSFGEYKEIANINITEKLFREQLKMLKDNGYSTLTEEQLIAYLQGHGRIPEKSVFLTIDDGYESVYKIAYPILKEMGMQATLFVIVNDVETGARKNVPMLNWQQIKEMSDSGIMHIGNHTYDLHWRGSNDKSKHEAMILNQKKNGEPLTNEERLQYIQEDITKAHQLIEKYTGIAPKSFAYPYGVYDRIAEQAIKKAGYTIDYSTQGGYNLFGQGTVHIKRIDSSNRVSAHDLKKILEKNNTHAEQQYRQRDIQVEAQVTSNKVIVKAWLKSDMNKGPLQAKETRFELYKMVNGERQLQREFGSYRVAASTNARVMSTEENIANYEAGGYSVKTIISKQDGSKEVFWINFNK; this is translated from the coding sequence ATGAAATATATAAGGAAAATACTATTATTTGTTGTACTTGTTTGCTTCTTTATCGCAATGTCAGATCAGGCAATGGCAGCAAAGACAACAAAATTTTATGAATATAGTAATGCCAAAGGTGTTACGGTCATTAACTATCATTCATTTGGTGAGTATAAGGAAATAGCTAATATAAATATTACTGAAAAGCTATTTCGGGAACAGTTGAAGATGCTTAAGGACAATGGCTATTCAACACTTACGGAAGAGCAGCTAATCGCATATTTACAAGGGCACGGTCGCATTCCTGAGAAATCTGTATTTTTAACGATAGATGATGGCTATGAAAGTGTATATAAAATTGCTTACCCTATATTAAAAGAAATGGGCATGCAGGCGACATTGTTTGTTATCGTAAATGATGTGGAGACAGGTGCTAGAAAAAATGTACCAATGTTGAACTGGCAACAAATAAAGGAAATGTCCGATTCTGGTATTATGCATATCGGCAACCATACATATGATTTACATTGGCGAGGGAGCAATGATAAGTCAAAACACGAGGCAATGATACTTAATCAGAAGAAAAATGGGGAGCCCCTTACAAATGAGGAGCGACTTCAATACATTCAAGAGGATATTACAAAAGCACATCAATTAATTGAAAAATATACAGGGATAGCGCCTAAATCCTTTGCGTATCCATATGGTGTTTATGATCGAATAGCCGAGCAGGCTATTAAAAAGGCGGGTTACACGATCGATTACTCTACACAGGGTGGCTATAATTTATTTGGACAAGGAACCGTTCATATTAAACGAATTGATTCTAGCAATCGAGTGTCAGCCCATGATTTAAAAAAGATTTTAGAAAAAAACAATACACATGCGGAGCAACAATATCGACAACGGGATATTCAAGTAGAAGCACAAGTTACATCAAATAAAGTGATAGTAAAAGCTTGGTTGAAAAGTGATATGAATAAAGGACCACTGCAAGCTAAAGAGACGCGGTTTGAACTTTATAAAATGGTGAATGGTGAGCGTCAGCTACAACGTGAATTTGGCAGTTACCGAGTGGCGGCAAGTACGAATGCAAGAGTGATGTCAACAGAAGAAAATATAGCAAATTACGAAGCAGGAGGCTATTCCGTTAAAACGATTATTAGTAAACAAGACGGAAGTAAAGAAGTTTTCTGGATTAATTTTAATAAATAA
- a CDS encoding catalase, translating to MDKSKSNQGKDLTENAKDQQLETFRVNNDGKKMTTNQGLKVSNDEDSLKAGVRGPTIMEDFHFREKMTHFDHERIPERVVHARGFAAHGEFELYESMKEYTRANFLQEPGKKTPVFVRFSTVVGSLGSMDTARDVRGFATKFYTEEGNYDLVGNNIPVFFIQDAIKFPDLIHAVKPEPHNDMPQAASAHDTFWDFVANNQEIAHMIMWHMSDRTIPRSFRMMEGFGVHTFRFVNDKGRSRFVKFHWKPVLGVHSLVWDEAQIIGGKDSDFQRRDLWESIEIGDFPEYELGVQMIEPEEEFRFDFDILDATKLWPEELVPVKRIGKMTLNRNVDNVFAETEQVAFHPGNVVPGIDFTNDPLLQGRLFSYIDTQLLRLGGPNFAEIPINRPVCPIHNNQRNGFSRQTINMGKVSYHKNSLAGNTPSTSTAKEGGFVHYEEKVEGRITRARSKSFNDHFSQARLFWNSMSPPEKQHIIDAFSFEVGKVKSKYVRQQVVDMFVRVDKEMATIVADNIGVNRPTGEQSNVTISSPALSQANTVKLPQTLKVGVLIGDGFDANEVGEVLKFLTRNGVRYSIISDRLGVVKGTNGVQLTASDTFITTDAVLFDSLYVVGVRADNQAKFNTYIVNYINEAYRHFKPIGIASTGTTFFNMSNANVGPGIILATGNAGFAKKFVDAIAQQRFWQRNIY from the coding sequence GTGGATAAGTCTAAATCAAATCAGGGCAAGGATTTGACTGAGAATGCGAAGGATCAACAACTAGAGACATTTCGCGTTAATAATGATGGGAAAAAGATGACGACCAATCAGGGGCTGAAGGTTTCCAATGATGAAGATTCATTGAAAGCTGGCGTTCGTGGACCAACCATTATGGAGGATTTTCATTTTCGGGAAAAAATGACGCATTTTGACCATGAGCGGATTCCTGAACGAGTTGTACATGCTAGAGGATTTGCCGCGCACGGAGAGTTTGAACTATATGAGTCGATGAAAGAGTATACGAGAGCAAATTTTTTACAGGAGCCTGGGAAAAAGACGCCTGTATTTGTTAGATTTTCTACAGTCGTAGGGAGCTTAGGCTCAATGGATACGGCTCGTGATGTACGTGGGTTTGCAACAAAATTTTACACTGAAGAGGGCAATTATGATTTAGTCGGCAACAATATCCCAGTGTTTTTTATTCAGGATGCTATTAAGTTTCCCGATTTAATTCATGCTGTAAAGCCTGAGCCTCATAATGATATGCCACAAGCGGCTTCTGCACACGATACGTTTTGGGATTTTGTTGCAAATAATCAGGAAATAGCACATATGATTATGTGGCATATGTCTGATCGAACGATTCCTAGAAGTTTTCGGATGATGGAAGGCTTCGGTGTGCATACGTTCCGTTTTGTAAATGACAAAGGTAGATCCAGATTCGTGAAATTTCATTGGAAGCCAGTGTTAGGTGTTCACTCTCTAGTATGGGATGAAGCGCAAATTATTGGGGGCAAGGATTCCGATTTTCAACGGCGAGATTTATGGGAATCAATTGAAATTGGGGATTTTCCAGAGTATGAGCTTGGTGTCCAGATGATCGAGCCCGAGGAAGAATTTAGATTTGATTTTGATATTTTAGATGCAACAAAACTATGGCCAGAAGAGCTAGTACCTGTCAAAAGAATCGGAAAAATGACATTGAATCGCAATGTGGATAATGTTTTTGCTGAAACCGAGCAAGTCGCTTTTCACCCTGGAAATGTTGTGCCGGGCATTGATTTTACAAATGATCCGCTGCTACAAGGTCGCTTATTTTCATATATTGATACACAACTTCTTCGTCTAGGCGGACCAAACTTTGCTGAGATTCCTATTAATAGGCCTGTTTGCCCGATTCATAATAACCAACGAAATGGATTCAGTCGACAAACGATTAATATGGGAAAAGTTAGCTATCATAAAAATTCGCTTGCGGGCAATACTCCTTCAACATCAACTGCAAAAGAAGGAGGATTTGTGCATTATGAAGAAAAGGTTGAGGGACGTATTACAAGGGCTCGAAGTAAGTCCTTTAATGACCATTTCTCACAAGCTCGACTATTTTGGAATAGTATGTCGCCACCTGAAAAGCAGCATATCATTGACGCCTTTAGCTTCGAGGTAGGAAAGGTAAAAAGTAAATACGTTCGCCAGCAAGTCGTTGATATGTTTGTCCGTGTTGATAAAGAGATGGCTACAATAGTTGCTGATAATATTGGCGTTAATCGACCTACAGGTGAGCAATCAAACGTTACTATATCATCACCTGCACTAAGTCAGGCAAATACTGTGAAATTGCCACAGACACTTAAAGTGGGGGTATTAATAGGTGATGGATTTGATGCCAATGAGGTTGGAGAAGTACTGAAGTTTTTAACAAGGAACGGTGTTCGATATAGCATCATTTCTGACAGACTCGGTGTTGTGAAGGGCACTAATGGTGTACAGTTAACAGCGAGTGATACATTTATTACGACCGATGCGGTGCTATTTGATTCCTTATATGTTGTCGGAGTTCGAGCTGACAATCAAGCAAAGTTTAACACCTATATTGTCAATTATATTAATGAGGCGTACAGACATTTTAAACCAATTGGTATTGCTTCAACAGGAACAACGTTTTTCAATATGTCGAATGCAAACGTAGGGCCAGGCATTATTTTAGCAACTGGAAATGCTGGATTTGCCAAAAAATTTGTAGATGCCATTGCCCAGCAACGCTTTTGGCAGCGCAATATTTATTAA
- a CDS encoding acyl-CoA dehydrogenase family protein, giving the protein MAVDAVALQTLIEEKLKPFVKKIDEEAYYAEDFLLELGKAGFFASTQKDEQTTLLDELTIVQETAKVCMTTAFCLWCHLAALTYLRKTNNMQLRENILPLLERGEVLGATGLSNPMKFYAGLEKLHLSAERVDGGYVVNGVLPAVSNLAANHWFGAIAHNGEQEVMVFVNTDNENITLKEKIHFLGVNGSATYTCKFDNVFVADNYIIAQDASTFVDTIRPIFVLYQIPLGFGVVDSAIEGIEKVKAKQNGCNEYLQVQADELTENLHSLQEKLQALIQSGEVNLQAICQLRLQVVYNTLAAVQANMLHNGSAGYIAGSTPSRKLREAYFFANLTPTVRQLEKMTATAKAK; this is encoded by the coding sequence ATGGCAGTAGATGCAGTAGCTTTACAAACGTTAATTGAAGAAAAATTAAAACCGTTCGTAAAAAAGATTGATGAGGAAGCTTATTACGCGGAGGATTTTTTATTGGAGCTCGGCAAGGCTGGGTTTTTTGCTTCAACACAAAAAGATGAACAAACAACGCTATTAGATGAGCTAACGATTGTACAAGAGACAGCGAAAGTTTGTATGACAACTGCATTTTGCCTATGGTGCCACCTTGCCGCTTTAACTTACTTACGTAAAACGAATAATATGCAATTACGTGAAAATATTTTACCATTACTAGAACGTGGAGAAGTACTTGGTGCGACAGGTTTATCGAATCCGATGAAGTTTTATGCTGGACTAGAGAAGCTTCATTTATCAGCTGAGCGTGTGGACGGTGGCTATGTCGTAAATGGAGTGTTACCCGCTGTTTCAAACTTAGCAGCGAATCACTGGTTCGGGGCGATTGCCCATAACGGTGAGCAGGAAGTGATGGTATTCGTTAATACAGACAATGAGAACATTACACTAAAGGAAAAAATCCACTTTTTAGGTGTCAACGGCAGTGCGACCTATACATGTAAGTTTGACAACGTGTTTGTTGCTGATAACTATATCATTGCACAAGATGCAAGCACATTTGTAGATACTATTCGCCCGATATTTGTACTGTATCAAATCCCGCTAGGTTTTGGTGTTGTAGACTCAGCCATTGAAGGGATAGAAAAAGTTAAAGCTAAGCAAAATGGTTGTAATGAATATTTGCAAGTTCAAGCGGATGAACTAACAGAAAATCTACACTCATTACAAGAAAAACTTCAAGCACTAATTCAATCTGGCGAAGTAAATTTACAAGCAATTTGTCAGCTTCGTTTACAAGTCGTTTATAATACATTGGCTGCAGTGCAGGCCAACATGCTCCATAATGGCTCAGCGGGTTATATTGCAGGAAGTACACCATCACGTAAGCTACGCGAGGCCTACTTCTTTGCTAATTTAACACCGACAGTTAGACAGCTTGAGAAGATGACGGCAACAGCGAAAGCGAAATAG
- a CDS encoding DUF4242 domain-containing protein produces MSLFLVESTVSEVTNKEQFAALVERVGQEQDVTVIEVQVAKDFSRAYFIVEANEESQVTTALAAQNIQTDLVKEVRLVGKELDEVKTNQEVVNYLVEWEIPAEITMDQYLARKKKNSVHYEEVPEVHFSRTYVCEDMTKCLCFYDAPDEAAVKRAREAVQTPITSLTELADK; encoded by the coding sequence ATGAGTTTATTTTTGGTAGAATCAACAGTTAGTGAAGTAACGAACAAAGAGCAATTTGCAGCATTAGTAGAGCGTGTAGGACAAGAGCAGGATGTAACTGTTATCGAAGTACAAGTCGCAAAGGATTTTAGTCGTGCGTACTTTATCGTGGAGGCAAATGAAGAATCTCAAGTAACAACTGCACTAGCAGCTCAAAACATTCAAACAGATTTAGTAAAAGAAGTTCGCCTAGTTGGGAAAGAGCTGGATGAAGTTAAAACAAATCAAGAAGTTGTGAACTATTTAGTAGAGTGGGAAATTCCAGCAGAAATTACAATGGATCAATATTTAGCACGTAAAAAGAAAAACTCCGTTCACTATGAAGAAGTACCAGAAGTACATTTTTCTCGCACATATGTATGTGAAGATATGACAAAGTGCCTGTGCTTCTATGACGCACCAGACGAAGCAGCTGTAAAACGTGCTCGTGAGGCAGTGCAAACACCAATTACGTCTTTAACTGAATTAGCTGATAAGTAA
- a CDS encoding winged helix-turn-helix transcriptional regulator, producing the protein MKTRYDLPCNIAQTLNIIGDRWTLLILHELLIGQSNFNDIKLNLPGLSANLLSARLKSLEEAGLVASTLYSAHPPRYAYSLTESGKALESVFNAMILWGSEYLDPCYKEIVDAHSGDRVEIGYYSKNTGERSDTIQIRAIQNGANQ; encoded by the coding sequence ATGAAAACACGATATGACTTACCATGCAATATTGCACAAACATTGAACATTATCGGTGATCGTTGGACATTGCTCATCTTACATGAACTATTAATCGGTCAATCGAACTTTAATGACATTAAATTAAATTTGCCAGGTCTTTCAGCAAATTTATTGTCTGCACGTTTAAAATCTTTAGAAGAAGCAGGTTTAGTTGCTTCCACTCTTTACTCTGCACATCCACCGCGTTATGCCTATTCATTAACTGAATCAGGAAAGGCATTAGAATCTGTATTTAATGCAATGATTTTATGGGGCAGCGAATATTTGGACCCTTGCTATAAAGAAATTGTTGATGCGCATTCAGGTGACCGAGTAGAAATTGGTTACTATTCAAAAAACACCGGTGAGCGTAGCGATACGATTCAAATACGTGCCATTCAAAACGGAGCTAACCAATAA
- a CDS encoding ABC transporter permease, with protein sequence MKKIGPILLGFVLLIGVWQVVKIIGDHDAALFPPPLDVFTALLDTIKDGSIFEHIQISLFRFFSGYLLAVVVAVIVGLVVGRLVKVWAVLDPIVQILRPVSPIAWSPFIVLWFGIGNMPAIVIIFIAAFFPVLLSTVTAVKKVDATYLRIAANFEMSQFNLLRKIVFPAAFPMIANGLHMALGSAWIFLVAGEMVGAQSGLGFLIVDARNSLSLDLVMAAIIVIGVLGLLLDKVIRYFEGWVAKIWGGQGA encoded by the coding sequence ATGAAAAAAATAGGACCAATTTTACTTGGATTTGTGTTATTAATAGGCGTTTGGCAAGTAGTAAAGATTATTGGTGATCATGATGCAGCATTATTTCCTCCACCATTAGATGTTTTTACGGCATTACTGGATACTATCAAAGATGGCTCCATATTCGAGCATATACAAATTAGTTTGTTTCGCTTTTTTAGCGGTTATTTATTAGCGGTTGTTGTCGCTGTAATTGTCGGATTAGTTGTCGGGAGATTGGTGAAAGTTTGGGCTGTGCTAGATCCGATTGTACAAATTTTACGTCCTGTATCACCGATTGCCTGGTCGCCTTTTATCGTACTATGGTTTGGCATTGGCAATATGCCAGCCATTGTCATAATATTTATTGCAGCCTTTTTCCCCGTGTTATTATCCACAGTGACTGCAGTGAAAAAAGTTGATGCTACTTATTTACGAATCGCAGCCAATTTTGAAATGTCGCAGTTTAACCTATTGCGTAAAATTGTTTTTCCAGCTGCTTTTCCTATGATTGCAAACGGGTTGCATATGGCATTAGGAAGTGCCTGGATATTCTTAGTTGCTGGAGAAATGGTGGGGGCGCAATCAGGATTAGGCTTTTTAATAGTCGATGCTAGAAATTCACTTAGTTTAGATTTAGTTATGGCGGCCATTATTGTTATTGGCGTACTCGGTTTGTTGCTCGACAAGGTCATTCGCTATTTTGAAGGCTGGGTTGCGAAAATTTGGGGCGGACAAGGAGCTTAG
- a CDS encoding ABC transporter substrate-binding protein, with the protein MNKKVGIFLLALILLLTLAACGTDEKEAVSQTEGNKRVVKIGYLPITHAAPLYMQTDREYEGYAIELVKFGSWPELMDALNTGKIDGASVLIQLAMKAKEQGIDLKAVALGHRDGNVLVAAPTIENVEDLKGQSFAIPNKYSTHNILLYRMLQNAGLNYEDVNVVELPPAEMPAALAEGRIAGYVVAEPFGAISVALEKGKVLFQSEEIWPDSIDCGLVLRHDFIEKNKNIAKQFVKDYAAAGELMNAEGDHAHDVVAKYIKVDKDVLDLSLNWISYHNLKIEADAYAILRDSLIEMGLSENPPSYEEFVDTTLLEE; encoded by the coding sequence ATGAACAAGAAGGTAGGCATATTTTTACTAGCGTTGATACTATTGCTGACACTTGCGGCATGTGGAACGGATGAAAAAGAGGCAGTATCCCAAACAGAAGGCAATAAAAGGGTAGTGAAAATTGGGTATTTACCAATTACGCATGCTGCACCACTTTACATGCAAACAGATAGAGAATACGAAGGTTATGCCATTGAGCTTGTGAAATTTGGTTCATGGCCCGAACTAATGGATGCTTTAAATACAGGGAAAATTGATGGTGCATCAGTGCTTATTCAATTAGCGATGAAGGCAAAAGAACAAGGAATTGACTTAAAGGCAGTAGCTTTAGGACATCGAGATGGCAATGTTTTAGTGGCAGCCCCTACGATAGAAAATGTGGAGGATTTGAAAGGGCAAAGCTTTGCGATTCCAAATAAATATTCTACACACAATATTTTGTTATATCGGATGTTACAAAATGCGGGCTTAAATTATGAAGACGTAAATGTCGTAGAGCTACCACCAGCAGAAATGCCAGCTGCCCTTGCAGAAGGTCGCATTGCAGGATATGTAGTAGCAGAACCTTTCGGTGCTATTTCTGTAGCACTTGAAAAGGGTAAAGTGTTATTCCAATCAGAGGAAATTTGGCCGGATTCAATTGACTGTGGACTAGTCCTTCGTCATGATTTTATCGAAAAAAATAAAAATATTGCAAAACAATTCGTCAAAGATTATGCGGCTGCTGGTGAGCTCATGAATGCAGAGGGAGACCATGCACATGATGTTGTTGCTAAATATATTAAAGTTGATAAGGATGTTTTAGATTTATCGTTAAATTGGATTTCGTATCATAACTTGAAAATTGAAGCGGATGCGTATGCCATTTTAAGAGATTCATTAATAGAGATGGGCTTGTCAGAGAACCCACCATCATATGAGGAATTTGTTGATACGACATTATTGGAAGAATAG
- a CDS encoding ABC transporter ATP-binding protein — MTAPLISIQQVSKTFAEQTVLHEISLDIQKGEIIAILGKSGCGKSTLLNLIGGFEQPSSGQVLLENQVVSRASKRCIMLMQNYGLLPWRSVQKNVELALEGETLTKSERQQRAHYYLKLVGLENRLSALPSELSGGMQQRVAIARALAIRPEVILMDEPFAALDTFTRYYLQDELLAIQKKEQTTILLVTHDIDEAIYLADRIFIMSPNPGRVHRELHIRSTKPRDRSDSEFQHFREIIFNEFQFAHPQDTIEYNI, encoded by the coding sequence ATGACAGCACCGTTAATTTCTATACAACAAGTTAGTAAAACATTTGCTGAGCAGACAGTACTTCATGAAATTTCATTGGATATTCAAAAGGGAGAGATTATTGCCATATTAGGAAAGAGTGGTTGTGGCAAAAGTACATTGTTAAATTTAATTGGGGGTTTTGAGCAGCCATCTAGTGGACAAGTATTGTTAGAAAACCAAGTTGTTTCTAGAGCAAGTAAACGTTGTATTATGCTCATGCAAAATTACGGATTACTTCCTTGGCGTTCTGTGCAAAAAAATGTAGAGCTCGCATTAGAGGGAGAGACTTTAACGAAGAGTGAACGACAGCAACGTGCGCATTATTATTTGAAGCTTGTTGGCTTAGAAAATCGATTAAGCGCATTACCTAGTGAATTATCGGGCGGTATGCAACAGCGTGTTGCCATTGCACGCGCATTAGCGATTCGTCCAGAGGTAATTTTAATGGACGAACCATTTGCAGCACTTGATACCTTTACACGTTATTACTTACAGGACGAGCTACTTGCTATTCAAAAAAAGGAGCAAACAACTATTTTATTGGTGACCCATGATATAGACGAGGCTATTTATTTAGCTGACCGCATTTTTATTATGAGTCCAAATCCCGGACGCGTCCATCGTGAATTACATATTCGTAGTACGAAACCACGCGATCGTTCAGATTCGGAATTCCAGCATTTTCGTGAGATTATTTTCAATGAATTTCAGTTTGCGCATCCGCAAGATACGATTGAATACAACATTTAA
- a CDS encoding RloB family protein, producing MSVHQHGNRTIRKTILIYCEGETERIYFEQLRILKRSKTVSVKIKNVKRSAIKLAQHAFRDSSYQYFDEVWIVFDKDDLTDKQLDEVNMFCEEKNIHIAYSNEAFELWLLLHFEEVDVSEKYPRAVLNNKMEEHLGVTRYFRHKADESIIAPIALLHEVAIKNCAEMMSLRTTENRDNPYCNIHDMIQYIF from the coding sequence GTGAGCGTACATCAACATGGTAATCGGACAATACGTAAAACAATATTAATTTATTGTGAGGGAGAAACGGAGCGCATTTACTTTGAGCAATTGCGTATTTTAAAGCGCTCGAAAACAGTGAGCGTGAAAATAAAAAACGTTAAGCGCTCTGCGATCAAGCTAGCACAACACGCCTTCCGTGATTCCAGCTACCAATATTTTGATGAAGTATGGATTGTTTTTGATAAGGATGATTTAACAGATAAACAGCTAGACGAAGTAAATATGTTCTGTGAGGAAAAAAATATTCACATCGCTTATTCGAATGAGGCATTTGAATTGTGGCTATTACTACATTTTGAAGAAGTAGATGTATCTGAAAAATATCCACGTGCTGTTTTAAACAACAAGATGGAGGAGCATTTAGGGGTAACACGCTATTTTCGTCATAAGGCAGACGAGTCTATTATTGCTCCGATTGCACTACTACATGAGGTAGCCATTAAAAATTGCGCGGAAATGATGTCCCTACGAACGACAGAAAATCGTGATAATCCTTATTGCAATATACATGACATGATTCAATACATATTCTAA
- a CDS encoding putative quinol monooxygenase gives MIIIHAHLQVKPEQEQAFLEEAKILLSATRAEEGNISYDLMKSTEHDCHYTMVEIWKDVEATAIHNTSEHFTAFTQKALTFMAAPMDLKVFSGEPLKA, from the coding sequence ATGATTATTATTCACGCACACTTACAAGTAAAACCGGAGCAAGAGCAAGCATTCTTGGAAGAAGCAAAGATCCTTCTTTCAGCAACAAGAGCGGAAGAGGGTAACATTAGCTACGATTTGATGAAGTCTACTGAACACGATTGCCATTATACAATGGTTGAAATTTGGAAAGACGTAGAAGCTACTGCAATCCATAATACGAGTGAGCATTTTACTGCTTTTACTCAAAAAGCACTAACTTTTATGGCTGCACCAATGGATCTTAAAGTATTTAGTGGAGAACCTCTAAAAGCATAA
- a CDS encoding MarR family winged helix-turn-helix transcriptional regulator produces MQCSLSNHEQILQLLKGLNNQISPKFERCTGISASRYELLHQLYKTEEINQSTLQKAVNIDSGAITRHLKQLEASGMVTRRRNPTDNRVIFVRLTDEGRKQIIGYKKEKVRFVNQMLHGFNQEELESLSVMLNRMQNNIIDY; encoded by the coding sequence ATGCAATGTTCACTTTCAAATCATGAACAAATTTTACAGCTTCTTAAAGGGCTTAATAATCAAATTAGCCCTAAATTTGAACGATGTACAGGCATTAGCGCATCACGCTATGAATTGCTACACCAGCTTTATAAAACAGAAGAAATTAATCAATCTACCCTCCAAAAAGCAGTTAATATAGACAGTGGTGCCATTACTCGTCATTTAAAACAACTTGAGGCAAGCGGTATGGTGACAAGACGACGAAACCCCACCGATAATCGTGTAATATTTGTTCGACTGACTGATGAAGGTCGTAAACAAATTATCGGTTACAAAAAAGAAAAGGTTCGTTTCGTTAACCAAATGCTTCATGGTTTTAATCAAGAAGAATTAGAATCCTTATCTGTCATGCTAAATCGCATGCAAAACAACATTATCGATTATTGA